One part of the Oryzias melastigma strain HK-1 linkage group LG21, ASM292280v2, whole genome shotgun sequence genome encodes these proteins:
- the cnot9 gene encoding CCR4-NOT transcription complex subunit 9: protein MLATGAAVTNVTALAQVDREKIYQWINELSSPETRENALLELSKKRESVPDLAPMLWHSCGTIAALLQEIVNIYPSINPPTLTAHQSNRVCNALALLQCVASHPETRSAFLAAHIPLFLYPFLHTVSKTRPFEYLRLTSLGVIGALVKTDEQEVINFLLTTEIIPLCLRIMESGSELSKTVATFILQKILLDDTGLAYICQTYERFSHVAMILGKMVLQLSKEPSARLLKHVVRCYLRLSDNLRAREALRQCLPDQLKDNTFAQVLKDDTTTKRWLAQLVKNLQEGQVTDARGIPLAPQ from the exons ATGTTGGCAACGGGAGCG GCTGTAACCAACGTCACAGCCCTGGCCCAAGTAGACCGTGAGAAGATTTACCAGTGGATCAACGAGTTGTCCAGCCCAGAGACTCGAGAGAATGCTCTATTGGAGCTCAGCAAGAAGCGAGAATCGGTGCCAGACTTGGCCCCAATGCTCTGGCATTCATGTGGTACCATTGCTGCCCTGTTGCAG gaaatagtAAACATCTATCCATCTATTAACCCACCAACCCTTACAGCCCACCAATCAAACAGAGTGTGTAATGCCCTGGCACTTCTGCAATGTGTTGCCTCACATCCAGAGACACG GTCAGCTTTTCTTGCTGCTCACATTCCACTTTTCCTTTACCCTTTTCTGCACACTGTGAGTAAAACGCGTCCATTTGAGTACCTGCGACTCACCAGCCTAGGAGTCATAG GTGCATTGGTCAAAACCGATGAACAAGAGGTGATAAACTTCCTTCTTACAACGGAAATCATCCCACTCTGTCTCCGCATCATGGAATCTGGAAGTGAACTTTCTAAGACG GTTGCTACTTTTATACTGCAAAAGATCCTGCTGGATGACACTGGGTTGGCTTACATATGTCAGACTTATGAACGTTTTTCCCATGTCGCCATGATTCTT GGCAAGATGGTGCTGCAGCTCTCCAAAGAGCCATCGGCTCGTCTGCTGAAACATGTTGTCCGCTGCTATCTCCGCCTCTCTGATAACCTCAG AGCCAGAGAGGCCCTTCGTCAGTGTCTACCAGACCAGCTAAAGGACAATACCTTTGCACAGGTGCTGAAGGACGACACCACCACCAAGCGCTGGCTCGCACAACTAGTTAAGAACTTGCAGGAAGGTCAAGTTACCGATGCTAGAGGCATCCCACTTGCTCCACAGTGA
- the usp37 gene encoding ubiquitin carboxyl-terminal hydrolase 37: MSTFVPKLSSGSTVKIRFSTIELGGTKWKEGTFEILEKDSRVNLCLRFSCGGATKTFQLNHNVKNISQNQSRIMLTLKDNIVIYLDKMPQSLVQRTKEYLEKLKQGKSVLKSSYGSANLSVLGNRSMKNETNLSGERQPTPRRQSTEGREDTTPRKPLSSPSRAAATPTRIGLLENRSEKRKRLLTSESDLNEDYPKENDSSSNNKATSETPRKFLLSCKEKLKHSEENRSTGPLGASPLQPTSFYGSRSVTKDYSQSHSFVDRPVSTSQTTAAKRSLILPNHSTPFKKVRPSLEYGGWNKQRPSALAQPQPPLQGFSNLGNTCYMNAILQSLFSLPSFSNDLLKQSMFWKNLPINALLRRFAHLMIKKDVGCPETKKDLLRKVKNAISSTAERFSGNVQNDAHEFLSQCLDQLKDDVEKISKSWSNGAAPPPSGASEPGQEATAIKAEPAEEADTSHIFTCPVVANMEFEVQHTITCKGCGEVVTKREQFNDLSIDLPRRKKTIPLRSIQDSLDLFFRMEEIEYSCEKCNGKAATVTHKFSKLPRVLILHLKRYSFNAQLSLNSKLGQQVVIPRYLTLLSHCTESTRPPVSLGCSLPASVSRTLKTSSLVHSSAPPHRRAGGKAAFSSSSCVLLDSDCEEELIKKVSVSRKRRLSSCLSEHDGHLEERGAMESGDFNGIDDDEMLAAVLEMSRQEARLSAPPPMEDEPTSSPDTGFGDADINDLAYHPDQLEGDTKPSTDVLGSLDMTMDDNKENQTPESVQQQGELDWVQQYNLDQEREEQELQQALAQSLQEHEAQEMREDDDLKRATELSLQEFNNSLPELLCSDEDSGNEDVLDMEYTEAEAENLKRNAETGDLANSYRLISVVSHIGSSSSSGHYISDVYDMKKQSWLTYNDLDVSRTQEAAVQRDRDRSGYIFFYMHRDVFEQLSEMERSGAGGASEAVRNVLQPL; this comes from the exons ATGTCAACTTTTGTGCCCAAACTCTCCAGTGGTAGTACTGTCAAGATTCGCTTTAGCACCATCGAGCTAGGCGGCACCAAGTGGAAAGAAGGAACCTTTGAGATTTTGGAAAAGGACAGCAGAGTTAACCTCTGCTTAAGGTTCAGCTGTGGTGGAGCCACCAAAACTTTCCAg CTGAACCATAATGtgaaaaacatttctcagaatCAGAGTCGGATCATGTTAACTCTGAAGGACAACATTGTCATCTACTTGGATAAGATGCCTCAGTCTTTGGTTCAGAGGACGAAGGAATATCTGGAAAAACTGAAACAGGGAAAGTCTG TTTTGAAATCCTCCTATGGAAGTGCAAATCTAAGTGTTCTTGGCAACCGCTCTATGAAAAATGAGACCAACCTATCAGGAGAAAGACAG CCAACACCGAGGCGACAGAGCACTGAGGGCCGCGAAGATACAACACCAAGGAAGCCTCTGAGCAGCCCCAGCAGGGCAGCTGCCACTCCCACTCGCATTGGACTATTGGAAAACAG AAGTGAGAAAAGAAAGAGACTCCTCACTTCTGAAAGTGACCTTAATGAAGACTACCCCAAGGAAAATGACTCCTCCAG CAACAACAAGGCAACTTCAGAAACACCCAGGAAGTTTCTTCTGAGCTGCAAGGAAAAGCTGAAGCATTCAGAggagaacaggagcacag GCCCATTGGGAGCATCTCCGCTTCAGCCAACCTCATTCTATGGCAGCAGATCTGTAACCAAAGACTACAGTCAGAGCCACTCCTTTGTGGACAG GCCTGTCAGTACTTCTCAGACCACCGCAGCCAAGAGAAGTCTCATCCTCCCCAACCACTCCACTCCCTTTAAGAAGGTGCGGCCCTCTCTGGAATACGGTGGCTGGAACAAACAGAGGCCATCTGCCTTAGCCCAACCTCAGCCACCATTGCAAGG attttctaaTCTGGGAAACACCTGCTACATGAATGCCATACTGCAATCCCTCTTCAGCCTGCCCTCTTTCTCCAATGACTTGCTCAAGCAAAGCATGTTTTGGAAGAACTTGCCTATCAACGCATTGCTACG GCGTTTTGCCCACCTTATGATTAAGAAGGATGTAGGCTGTCCAGAGACTAAGAAGGACCTGTTGAGAAAAGTGAAAAACGCCATATCTTCCACGGCTGAGCGTTTCTCTGGAAACGTGCAAAAT GATGCACACGAGTTCCTGAGTCAGTGTCTGGACCAGTTAAAGGATGATGTCGAGAAAATTAGCAAGAGTTGGTCAAATGGGGCAGCGCCGCCCCCCTCCGGGGCGTCCGAACCGGGTCAGGAAGCCACAGCAATCAAGGCAGAGCCCGCCGAAGAGGCAGACACCTCCCACATCTTCACTTGCCCGGTGGTGGCCAACATGGAATTTGAGGTGCAGCACACAATCACCTGCAAAGG CTGTGGCGAGGTGGTAACCAAACGCGAACAGTTCAATGATTTATCCATCGACCTGCCACGTAGAAAGAAGACCATCCCACTTCGCTCTATTCAAGACTCTTTGGATCTCTTCTTTAGG ATGGAGGAAATTGAATATTCGTGTGAAAAGTGCAACGGAAAAGCAGCGACAGTGACACATAAATTCAGCAAATTACCCAG AGTGCTCATCCTACACCTGAAACGGTACAGCTTTAACGCCCAGCTGTCCCTGAACAGCAAGCTGGGCCAGCAGGTGGTGATCCCGCGATACCTAACCCTACTGTCCCATTGCACTGAATCCACAAGGCCTCCCGTCAGCCTTGGCTGCAGCCTCCCAGCTTCTGT GTCCAGAACACTCAAGACGTCATCATTGGTTCACTCCTCTGCACCACCGCATCG AAGAGCTGGGGGAAAAGCTGCCTTTTCCAGTAGCTCTTGTGTTCTTTTGGACTCTGACTGTGAGGAGGAGCTAATCAAGAAGGTGAGCGTAAGCCGCAAACGACGCCTCAGCAGTTGCCTGTCTGAACACGATGGTCATCTCGAAGAG AGGGGGGCGATGGAGTCGGGAGACTTCAACGGCATAGACGATGACGAAATGCTGGCTGCTGTGCTGGAGATGAGCCGTCAGGAGGCGAGGCTTTCTGCGCCGCCTCCTATGGAGGATGAGCCAACAAGCAGCCCAGACACAGGGTTTGGAGACGCTGATATTAATGACCTGGCCTACCATCCCGATCAGCTTGAAGGGGATACTAAGCCATCTACAG ATGTGCTGGGATCCTTGGACATGACTATGGATGATAACAAGGAGAACCAGACTCCAGAGAGCGTGCAGCAGCAAGGCGAGCTCGACTGGGTGCAGCAGTATAACCTGGATCAGGAGCGAGaggagcaggagctgcagcaggcaCTGGCCCAGAGTCTCCAGGAACAT GAAGCTCAAGAGATGAGAGAAGATGATGATCTGAAGAGGGCGACTGAGCTCAGTTTGCAAG AGTTTAACAATTCTCTGCCTGAGCTGCTGTGTTCAGATGAAGATTCTGGAAACGAGGATGTGCTGGACATGGAGTACACTGAAGCTGAAGCAGAGAACCTCAAGAGGAACGCTGAG ACTGGAGACCTGGCCAACTCCTACAGGCTGATCAGTGTCGTCAGTCACATCGGCAGCAGCTCGTCCTCTG GACATTACATCAGTGACGTCTACGACATGAAGAAACAGTCGTGGCTGACCTACAACGACCTGGACGTCTCGCGTACACAGGAAGCCGCGGTCCAACGAGACCGGGACCGCAGTGGATACATCTTTTTCTACATGCACAG AGATGTATTTGAGCAGCTGTCGGAGATGGAGCGATCCGGGGCCGGCGGAGCCTCGGAGGCAGTGAGGAATGTCCTGCAGCCCCTGTGA